The genomic stretch ACCTTGCTGGCTGCGCACGTTCTCTGGGTTTAATGATCCTTTACGTCCAAGGGAGGATGTGATACAATCCAGGTTCTCTACAGTGGGCAGCTGAGTACTTATTTGGTGAGACCAGACCTCTGGCATTTCCGAAAGCTAGAGCCCGGCAGTGCTTCGTACTCCGCATGGATTACTATCGCCAACTTCCCATTAGCTCTACAAATACCTCATTTTGAGCATCTTTAACTCATGGCTTCCTTGCATCGCTCATTGCAGCCAGGTAGCCAGCCCGAGCAGGGTCTCCTTGCAAGTACCTGCGagcccatcatcatctcgcaCATCTCCGGGGGGATAAAGCAAGGAGGTGGCCTTGGGAACAAGTCCCAACAGTGCTGGTTCCCACgttctctcccttttttggTGCGGAAATTGTGCACCTAGCTAGGCTATCAACCACTGGCATCAATGCATTGGCTTCTTGGAGCGCAAATCACAACCAACAGGCAGTATTGCTGTTACAGAGTATCTTACAGCACGCGTCTTACACGAAGGATGGAGGCGGGATGACAGTTGCTTACATAGAGGCAAGCCATATTTTGGCCATTGCCACTGAATAAGAGCCTGAGCACAAAACGTATGCCGTAGTCTGAATTTCAAAAATTTTAAAACATACATGTGCTTTGTCTCGCCTGTTGCATCAGTCGATCGTAGATCCATCCGTAGTCCGAGCTGTCTTTCACGTTGTGGGTTCTGTTCCTGCATATGTACTTACCCTAGAGCCATCGGTAATTCCAGCTCATTGTGGTTTTATTTCCCCCTTTATATGCCGGATAATTCTTTCATTCGAATGATATTCTATAATGGCCATCATACATTGCGATGCTCTTCTGCTAGGCCGTTGTATCGGAAATGACTTCCAGGGGCAATGTGTAGAGTTGATTCAGAGACCGCAAGCCTAGTCTATGCAAGGGCACATCCGCAGCAACAGTCTCTACTACGATGACTAGATAATTAAGCACTATTGTTATCATTGGTATTGATATGTTACAGCAACTTGCTGGTTTGAAAGCGTGTAGTCAGTGCCAAATGCTCATTGCCCCGTGCTCTATGACGCACATCAAAGCTGCCATACAAAGGCATctaatatacatgtatgtatgctGTCTTATTCGAAAATCACAAGGCAGTCTAAGAAACCTGCGCTTGGTCATCTATGAATAcaactccatcttctctaAATGTATCAAGCCATTCGGAGGCTGCATCTAAGATCAGTATCCAGTACCACTGTTCTGAATCATTTGCGTCAACTCACCGGAATAAACTGTCGTAGCTTGACGCCAGCTTGTCTGAAAATCTCTGCTGTCTCAGTATCCATACTGTAACCGTGGGCATACACCACCTCGGTGATGCCAACCTGGCAAATCTTGATGCTGCACGTCAAGCACGGGCACGTATCGCAGTACAGCACGGAGCCCTCGCGGATGCGCTCCCTGCCGGCCTCCAGAAGCGCATTCTCTTCTGCGTGTATGCAGAGACAGGTGGACAGCCCGACTCCAGAGCCGTTTGCCTCGTTACATCGAGGGCAGCCACCGTCGGCGCAGTTTCGAAGGCCGCGGGGCGTACCGTTGTATCCTGTGCTGATGACTCGTCGTTCTCGCCCTACGAGGACGCAGCCGACACGGCGTTTCATGCAGTTGGACCTATGTGCCGCCAGAGATGCCAGTGCCATAAAGTACGTGTCCCAGCCCGGCCGCATGCGGTCGGGGTTGGGGATGTCGAGCTTTCCGAGAGTGGCATAGAGATGGGCCAGTGATGACGAGGTGTTGAGCAACCTGACGGTGGCCCGCGAAATGAGCGGCTGCAGACCAGAAGCCGCATCGTATAGATGCTTGTCATTTCGCGAGACAAACTCCTCGAGGCTAATGGCCTGCTCCGGCAGGTCGGAGCGTTGCTGGAACCGACGGTAACGCAGGGTGAGCGGAGCATCGATTGAGATGAGCAGAAAGAATGGTCGCCGCATGAAGACATCGAGCACCTGCTCCGTGGGGATGTCGGTTGTCACAAAGCGGCTGCGCCATCGCCGAGTGACATAGTCCAAAAGCTCCTCGGCTGTGGTGAAGAAATCTTGTTTTTGGCTCCTAGATCTGGCGCCGTTTGAGGTCGCGGTCGCAACAACGCCCTCGGTGGATGAAGGGGCCTCTTCTGAATCAAGGAGATGAATTTGGCTGAACCCGTGATGCTCAACTAGATACTGGGCCACGGTCTGCTTGCCCGAGCAGATGCCTGGAGAGCCGAGTTAGTCGCTACGTTTTGACGCCGTTGCACAGGCAATGACGTACTGCCACAGATTCCGACAAACATCTTGAAATCTCAATCCGGCGTAGTCGCGAATGTCTAATGACCCTGAGCGTTTCGACCgagggctggagatggagtgTCCTCCGCAGGAGAATTTCAAGGCGGCATTGGCAAGTGGGGCACGATCTGGCCTTGTCTAGTGAATTTGCTGCGATCCGCTGGGCTGCAGGAGTCTGGGGTAAGGTGAGGAAGAGCTCGATTATTACGGATTTATTACTACACACTACGGCAACTTGGCCAACGGCGTGATCATGTGAAGACAATAAATAGTAAAGCTTTGAGCTGCTTGGTCCATGAGGGTAATGCTTAGGTGCTGGTCCATAGAGCTTCTGGTGGGTACGCTGAGTTTGCGTCGTGCACTATGCCATCTGGATAAGACCTGGGTATCTAAGCATTTGAATGTCGTACAAAGAATGTCGATATAGAGAGATGATCCATCTACTTTGTGTAGATGATCTTATCAGCATTGCCTCAAGTGGAAACACCTTTGATGGCTTATACATTAACTACTTAAGCTTGGCATACATACTTTGTGGATTTATCCAATCATGAAACTAGTTAATCCATGGAGAACAAGAGCGTTCCCAGTAGTCTCCTCGTTTAGAATGAAAGAACTGTAAAAATTCAAGTACATAGctataaataagtaaaagctaaattgatgaacaaaaagaagaaactccTCATGTTTAGCACTGAGAgtagaagcaaaaagaaaatattctCCGAtactgggaatcgaacccagggctGCTCGGAGCTTCAACCGAAGATTGAGAGCGAGCGATGTTAGCCACTACACCATATCGGACTTGTTTCTTGATGTAGGGCAATGCGCTAATGAGAGATATGAGACCTACGGCAAGAGTCCGTAGAGGTTCTAAGCTGCCCCAGTGCACCACGGCTCCTAATTTATGCTCCTATGGCAAATTCGTCATCTATTATCCAGAATGCCAATTATGTTCTTCTATCAGGTCCATGAACATGTAGCCGTGAGCGTGGTTGGAATGGAATGCAGTCTGCAAACAGCCTTTGATATCAAACTGGCGCTAATCGGTCGCCTGGATCGCCCGAACAAGCCCCCTTGCATAGGCACTACAGCACTTACAGATTCCCCGCTCTCCGCGGGGCACCTCAGCGCTACGACATCACTGGGCTTGTAGCTCGTGATGAAAGCTCTCTAATCCAATATCAGATGACTGTCTTACGCCTGCCTGCTCGAACCTAGCACCTACACGACTTAAAATCGTAAAGCCCGTCGCCAGCTCCGAACCTACCGATTTACACTGCTACCGACTACACTGTATAAAGCGACCAGCTTGCTGAACTCGAACGAAATACAAGGCGTAACTTGCGACAGAACCGTTACCATGGACGAGCCGCTTCAGTTCGTGCCGTTTACCTCCGAGATCGAGCTGCCGTTCTACTCGGCGCTCTTCTCGTCCAAGCTAGAATATGACAAGCTCGACGACTCTGCGCGTAGATTGATGGGCGTGTATGAGCCACGCGACGTGGACCCGGATGCGAGCTCCAAGCTGCAGATTCTCGGCAGTGCTTTGACAAACACCGAGTACGTCTTTCGCCGTGATTGCAACGCTTGATAGGTTTGCTGAGCTGACATGTGTCGCACGTAGCCCCCCCTCTCGGAAAAGCAAGAGCTGAAGGCGTCATTAAGAACGTTAATACCATCGAAGATTTTAGAAACACCGACAAGGCGGCGATGCTGAAGCTGGCGGGCAGGCAGATATGGGACGCCATTAACGATGGAAGCATATACTCGGTCCCCTCGTTACTCTCGTCCTTTGTCATATTATCATACGCCGATCTTAAAAAGTACAAGTTCATATACTGGTGTGCGTTTCCCGCGCTGCACTCGGATGCGCAGTGGAAGCGAGCCGGCCCTGTTCAGCGCCTCACTTCGGATGAGACCACGGCTCTTCTGGATCGCGTAGGCACGTGGCGATATATCGTCGATAAGCGCGAGCATGGATTTttcttggccaagaaggtATGGGGGGAGAAGCCAGCCGATTTGGGCGAACACGACCCTGCACACAAGATTCCGTACAGATGGGAGGTGGCTTCACTACGTAATTTTGAAGATGGCTTTTTCGATGGTGTTGCAGATGAGGATCGATTTGTCACGTTTCTAGATGCGTCAACTTTCTCAGAAGGCCCGTCATGGCCTCTACGCAATCTCCTGATTCTGATCCGCCACCGATTCCGCCTGTCCAAGATCAATATTCTCTGCTTCAGAGATGAATGGTCCCGTCGACACGAGTCCAAAAGCATCATTATACCCATCAAGATGGACCCTGTCGAAGATATGGAGATCAAGGAAATGCCCAAAGTCACTGGCTGGGAGCGAGCCAAGAACGGTAAGCTTCAAGCACAGGTTGCCAACCTGGGCGAGTACATGGATCCATCGCGACTGGCAGATTCATCAGTCGATCTGAATCTCAAGCTCATGAAGTGGCGACTTGCTCCGGATCTAAacctcgacatcatcaaggaaACAAAGTGCCTGCTTTTGGGTGCCGGAACCTTGGGAGGCTATGTCTCAAGAAATTTGATGGGATGGGGTGTAAGGAAAATCACATTCGTCGACTAC from Trichoderma atroviride chromosome 3, complete sequence encodes the following:
- a CDS encoding uncharacterized protein (BUSCO:EOG092D3SP3), whose amino-acid sequence is MFVGICGSICSGKQTVAQYLVEHHGFSQIHLLDSEEAPSSTEGVVATATSNGARSRSQKQDFFTTAEELLDYVTRRWRSRFVTTDIPTEQVLDVFMRRPFFLLISIDAPLTLRYRRFQQRSDLPEQAISLEEFVSRNDKHLYDAASGLQPLISRATVRLLNTSSSLAHLYATLGKLDIPNPDRMRPGWDTYFMALASLAAHRSNCMKRRVGCVLVGRERRVISTGYNGTPRGLRNCADGGCPRCNEANGSGVGLSTCLCIHAEENALLEAGRERIREGSVLYCDTCPCLTCSIKICQVGITEVVYAHGYSMDTETAEIFRQAGVKLRQFIPPPNGLIHLEKMELYS